In Argiope bruennichi chromosome 4, qqArgBrue1.1, whole genome shotgun sequence, the sequence AGAACCACTGAAAGGTCTGTCCCATTTAGATGTATAGTTCTCAGGTTCAAACAAAGACATATTCAATTTCAGATATTatctaaattgaataaaatatcttgattttatttccgtttttaaGATTCTATATATTGCATTCTAATTTGTTtactgaaaagtaattatttttcgaaatgatAGAAAATGGTCATAGCTTTCTTTTACCaaatctaaattttgacttgatatttcttctgaaattataattcgatctcattatttattatcttgAGTAAagaatcgaatttgcgtttttgTAAACATCTGAAATAATTCTGCGATAGCAGGAACATAGTTGAGCTTAATGGCTTCTGAACAGTGGCATAGTCGATAATAAGCAGCGTCGAAACACTCCTTCCGATGAGGTTACTGAAGCAAATGACATGAAGGGCTTCCCccgaattttagaaaaaaaatatatctttcattgtcgtaatgaaattcaaactatctCAGTCGTTTTTTTTGTACCATTTGCGCGACTTTCTTCTACTaatgaaagctaaggaagaattATTTCTGTAGCAACCTGCAGGTCTTTGCTAACCAAACAAGATGTTTTCTGATATTATCTATTACCTTAACGCTTAATTCTATGACGACATTTACTCTGtaggttttttatttatttatttatagtactgtgaaatatttttaaaataccattttaattaGAGGTGGAAAAAAAAAGGCATGCCTTTTGTAACAAATATGACCCAGTTATAATGATTAAAAGCGtgtaattagtattttattaatttttaatcttataaatgaGCATATAATTATGGacatgcttattattattattgaagctTATAGTTCATTATATTCTTAACTAGTTGTTTTATAACACAAATTTCATTAGTACAAGCaaattcatatgattttttatgtttttgtatggGAGACGCTCATATCGCATCTGTGCAATTATTCCACAAGTATTGCATCACCGTTTACGTTTTTATTTTGCGTGTATATGGAAGAAATAAATGGCGCTACCTTTAACTTCCTTTTACCTGGTGCGGACGTCGCATCATTTATCTAtccttaaattttctttcagtacAAGCCCTTAGTAGACATAATGTGATTTGCTTTCATATGAATTAAagttgtgtattttatttttacaagaagATATTCCCAAATTCCAGCATTcaggttaatattttattaacctgACGGCAGGGAAAAATTATCTAAAGTAAACCCGTAAACGAAAAACTATCTGAAactaagttattgaaaaaaaaaaaaattatgcttgtttcgtatgaaaaatcttaaattagcCTCTTgctctgtgatttttttttaaatctttcaaatcaCAATTCCTCTGAAAGATTTAATGCACAAATATCGCTCTAATCAAGGTTGAGTAATTTCTAAGCTATTTGTGGTAGGTATATAACTTTCAGTTGAGTTTAGTTattgtaacgttccattttaagGCAACACTTACTCTCAgttaaaataatgctataaataagataaatgttttctttctatctataaatgaataaattatgaagttGAAATGCTAGAATTTTCCTTCTAATCATATTCGACACTTTAACCTCTAAATCAGAAACTTCCTATATCAAATCTGaccaagtaataaaattttgaatatcagtaACATAGGACTATACATCTTACAATACTTTTAATTCAGGGGACCAACTGGTGTATTTTCTTCAAGACTATCAATTGTTTGGTCAAAAATcgagacattaaaaatataaaatattgattgaattaCAAATTTGAATAAGTCGAAGAATGGAACTTGCAAGATGAAGTGTGGTGAAAGGCTTTTcccatcagaaataaaaatatgcacctttataattcttaatacaaataaataatttttaagaacttcTAAAGACACAGTATCCTATTACTGCTCTCGAGGACAGGTTGAGTCGTGAGAAAttactgcaaaaattaagtacattTAAGCACGTCAATCGAAAAAAATAAGACTTTGTACATGTAAACCTGAGTATTTTCAGTATTTGTACATCTTCCATTGCAAAATAATTTGgcaaacaaaaattatcaatacCAAAAAACTTGTCATTAGTGATGTAGAAACATTGCAGGACCAAAATGTTGttgcatgatttttatatatgcaacaaCAAATAAGATTTGACATGGGTTGGATGGAAACTATAATTTCCTTCCTGCCCTAACTCATATTTTcagtctttaaaatttaataattaaaacagtgCAAAATCATAAGACTGGCAAATTTGTCATGAAATTGATGATAGAACAATGCCATGTTCTAAACGAGTTTTTAggtcttattttaataaagattagcAATGTTCAGATAAAGAGCTGTTTCAaacacattaaatttcaaaaatttaataatagaatccACTTCTTAACCTACAAGCAAAATTAAACTttctagctttaaaaaaattacagaacatAATTATGGAAGGTgtcatccaaataaaaaaaaaaaaaaaattaagaattcaatcATATTAATGTGagtattgcaaataaaattaaaatattgcaaaaaatatctttatgaatataatattttactaaataattggAACAGATAGACATCAATAAATTATGAGCTGACAATGGATTGTTCATTTTAATTGATCATTATTCTCACTAAAAAAAGCTGGAGAACTACAAGGAATGTAAAACTCCAAAAACtgaatcattttattaatcaacACAACACTTGGTAAACAAAATTCACTGTTCACTAATATTATCCATACAACTATAAAAACATGAATTGCTTAAGTTGGAAACTGATTCCAAAAGTAACTTGCTTCAAAGACAAGTTCACGATATGACTTCTTGAATTTCACAGCATGTCACCACGATATTCTTCAATGCccaagataaaattaaaatccatattCTCTTAAAACGGTTACTAccgctaaaaaaaaaattgagcaaacactgatttcagtattaaattttaacattagaaagaaAACCGCATACACTATTATCCCAATCATTTTACAGAACAATACACAATCTTTATCTTTAGCCAATAATGAGAATTCTGTATGCATTACTTTTAACATCTACCACATTGAAAGCATTCCTCAGCACATGTAcatgaataaatttacatttcttacaGCTAGAAACTTTGTCCAACAGAAATGTGTCAAGCATTcaatatatctttttcaaaatagcTATAATGGTTTGGTTACAATTTGAATTGATTTGCTAATAAAGTAGGCAtactatttatcattttcattagaatttattaaagaaagaaaatcagaGTTCCTGACAATCATTGCAAAAAATGGATAGCTGATgagtaaatatttacattaaatactaaattaagggtcatacattttattttgcccATATAGCCGAGAAAGTGATTGACACTTCAGCACATACCAGGTAAACATCTTAGCTTTATCTTTATGATCTTATGGTTTATCCACACACGATTCCATTTTAGATTTAGCAGATCTACAGGTTGGGAATCATTGGTTTATATGAATATCAGAAGGGTAAAACCCTAGGAATTTTATAGCTACCAATATTTGAGAACAGACAGTTATttgctataaaaacaaaacaacaagCAATTACTAATTGAAGTATatcataaaaagtaatatgctggACAAACGAAAATGAGTGCAGAAATCAAaccaatttcaatcaaatattttgtattcaaatccTTAATTTTATGCCTGAAGCACTTTGTTACAACTATCATATTTCCTACGGCTGTAATTCATTTTAGGGCTTTATTTGATATGGTATATATGTTTTATGGTTATCTGAATGATCCCAGATAACcatttcatgtttcaaaattttatctgcatATCCAAAAGgtttaagaatacattttaacatatttaaaataaaaatatagataaaaaatgttttcatgcagaattctatataaaatgataatggtTTTTCCTTATTCTGAAAACTTCAGTATTTAGTTCATTACTATAATTTAATGAACGAATGATTCCATGTACATGTCTGCTGATACATAACTTCAAACAATTAAGTCAACACATGGAATTACAGCAAgtagtcattaatttttttatttggattttttttacacataacatAACAGATTTACTTGCCACTTTTACTGGGAAGGATGATGCCatcatactgaaaaataaaacaaaatacattacaAACATGCAATCACTTATATCAGATATTGGGAGACCAAAAAGCAATggtgctttttaaaaatcaaatttaagcaacttttactttgaataaattgTTTGAGCTAAATATCTGGAGATGGTATTTTGGATATCAACTAAATGTCTTTGGTCGcagaaaattatgtataactaTTGGAAGAAATAGAAATACATTTGTATTGTATTGGGCGAGACGGTAACTGCACTTACTGtgtaaaataatatcttttcctTCAACTATCACTAGACACTTTATAATTTAAGACTGATTTATTCAATCCAACTGTTTACAGTAAAAGTCTATAACTGTCAGCATAATTTGTCTGAATTCCAGTACTTCTAAGCACTTTGTGGAATCATTATATTATCATAAAGGATACATACTGTTCATGCAACACTTCTTGTTTAAAACTGCCCATCCTCCCGATTGATACAAATTAGAAAGATCAAAATTAGTGGATCTAAACGTTTGGCAATTATGGATGTCCAGTGCATCTGAATACATGTCAACATATTCAAAAAGTAAACAATGGTGAATAAGGATCCATACTTGGCCAATCAACTTATACAAAATTGTCACATAGTGCCTGAAGGACACAATAAATTGATAAATGGTAAACAGATATGGATATGTAATAAGCAACACTACTTTTAAGTCTCCTAGACGCATAAAATCGGTCAtattcaaactaaatttaaataaaacatcttaTTACATTCCAAAGAATACCCAAAACCAAGGTAAAAGTTTATTCTGCAAAttgttatttagaattaaaagcaTATTCATTGCTATATCATCATTTATGAGAAgaattgcaaaaaatagaagtatttcatgtaattttaaaaacaaccaTAATATTAAACTATTTCCATTTAACAATAATGGAAACGTGTATTGTTACTTGTAATAAGTACCATTATCAGTAAAGTGAGTGATAATGGGTTGCAACAAGTTTTTATATAGCACAGGGAATCTAATTCAAACAGAATCACATATAATAACATGAGAATCTGCCCATACTGTGCAAAAAGGAACGAGCTTTAACCATCTTAATGGCGAAGAACAAAAGATTGCATATATATTTCCTAAATGGAGAAAATTCAAGATCCCTCCCAAAATTCTGTATGTTAgctatgagagaaaaaaaaaaaaaaaactttatttcaatttaacagTAATGCAATTGTTACTTGTAATAAGTACCATTATCAGTAAAGTGAGTGATAATGGGTTGCAACAAGTTTTTATATAGCACAGGGAACTTAATTCAAACAGAATCACACATATAACACATGATAATCTGCCCATACtgtgcaaaaagaaaaaagttttcacCACCCTAATTGCTAAACAAAAAACATGACCCCTTTTCCCTAGTAATGAGAAAATTCAAGATCTTCCTTTTCAAATTATGTACGTTTgcgatagaaaaaaatttaatcattttttttttatgtatgcatGTGAAAGAATGAtactaaataattcaattttaaacccacaactcaaaaattaatcaatttttcccttttaaaagcaataaaaatcccGAGTCAAAAGATTAAAAGACCTTCACTGGaagaccccccccccaaattaaCAATTCACTTATATTTGCTTAAATAAGGAGACACTGTTAGTTACAATCTAATGTTAAAATACACATACAAAACATTCAGGACAATACACATATTATGTTCAATCACTACAATTTTAAGACTATATTACTTATCATGTACCAttattctaaagtaaaaaaatactatGACACAACGTTTCACTagctaataaatatataagaggATATTctctacatataaaaaaaaaaagcacagatAAGGAAATAACCCAATAACTTATGATAGATTAGGTAAAGGTAAAATCAATAtagtaattcataaaattataatgcaatcCATCCATACACCACCATATTAACATGCATTTCATACTGTATTACAACTAATGTCTCCATACCAATACTTTACAACACTACgatgtaaaattattaactttaaaatattactatatttcaaataataccaTTTCTTCCTTtagtatatatatacacacacacacactacactGAATTACACTATAAATTTCAATACAGTTTCTTGGATTTAAcaattttcagaagtaaaaattataaaacatttttcattatttactgatttattattaaaataaaaattactttttgttggAACCATTTCATGGCCTCTTCCTTACAAAGTCTGTGCTTTGATCCAACAACACCCTTTCTTCTTCGTCTGTATGCAACGTTGAAACCAGGTCGACCCAACACAACATAAAAGTCTAGACCGTATATACCAATAGTAGGATCATACTTGATGCCTAAATCAATATGTTCTTGAATACCAAAACCAAAGTTTCCGGTATCTGAGAAGTTTTCCCTTTTCAATTCATATTCTCTAACCTAGAACAAAATTGTCATGATTAATATAACAGaacatttaacataataatatatatacatttatataatgatctcttgattttctttttaattttaaattattccatgtcattttattctaaactacCCTTATTTCCTAATACAAATCCCACCCTTTTTCTTAAATCACTTCTAACATGTCCTCCAAAATAATAAGTACCGCTTTGGATGCTAGGCTCCAAATGAAAAGAGAAACCCCCATAAAATCTTACTTCCTAAGCAGATACATGTCAAAggaatccttaaaaaaaatctctcgGTAAATTcgccaaggaaaaaaaaacccctttccCCTGGTGCCAGAAGATGCATCCTGCCTATGGTCATATGTACGCATCATTCCTCCAGAGGAAAAATAAGctgaaaattccaaatttaaccTCCTTTTTGAACAAGACaactaaaattcttaatataatggaaataaaCAGATGAAGGAAAAAATGCCTAGAAAAAGGAAGCCtttaaaaacatatctttatGATACATATTATGTTTAATGAACCAAAACAACTGTTGAATATACACAGAGTCACTAAATTATTATGACCATGGCTAAATTATTATTGCATGTAGATTAGCAATAACACCATAGAAGCTAGAGGGAGTAATAGCAACAAAAAGTGAAACATCCTTTACTACCAGGAAGGACGCAAGCCTATTAGTGCATCATCACTTCACCCTCATCGAGGATTACAGCTTTCAATCAGATGAGTTGACCATCTACAAACTCTTCCCTCCAGTCCAAACAATTATGTCACCAGGTATCGTAAGCCCTACCATCATCTGGAGATAACATTGTGAAGCAAGGTAGGTGTGAAGTGCTTGTGAGCATCagtcattaattttatagaaaatgcatTACCAAGCTGAAAATTGGATATCAGTGTTAAGCTTATGGTCGCAACAGGTCACTGAAAAAACTTGCCAGTTGTCTAGTAGAACTACAGGACATCAAATAGCAGGGAATCCTTATCAAGGAATAAATGCAAAGCTCTCTGATGAATGATTTGCTATACATTATAGCATATAATAAAAGATACTATGCCTACTGCCTGGTTACTGTTTCTGAACAGTAGGCAACAATAACTACAAATAAAGCGTCAAGCACATCTAATAccataatattaagaaattggaAAATGCAATTCATAAGTCATTGTCTAAAATTCCTCATACCTTACCAATATCTTATAGAATCCATGAAGTATTGAGGACAAAAcacaatacaataatataataaaggggCAATCATAATAATTTAGCCATTCATTGTACCTATGGCATAATACATGGAAAAGGACAGCAGGATAATAGAGCATGTTGAataagcaaaagaatttttatatgcaaaCTGAAGTTATTAGCttgttatattacattatattttatacaaaacattgtTATTGATAGTCTTcttatactttaataatatattacttttaagcCTTTTTCTAGAATTTCTTCTGCTTTTGGACCTCTAACTGTGCAATGGACtgcaattttttcatttcttctgatACCGAATGATCGCACAGTATATCTGGCTTTTGAGAAGACTGGTTGCTGACCTGTCAGCTGTTCCAACACCTGAAGAAAGAAACATgccataattataaaaaaataccgaTGATCAAAATAAAGTCAAGCCTTGTTtcaacatttcaatgaaaattaactaTATTTGCAGAGTTTtcactataattttatataaaagagaaagCACTCAATTCCACTTCTTGCAGATATATTACATATCTCAAATAACcacaaataattgaaaactagGTATGCCCAAAGAACTTTAAAACaagattcataattatttaattgacatttaatattaactaaatatataactgaaatatgttcacttaaaaaacattttgttgatcAACAAAATTAATACTGTCAAGCAAGttattttttttggttaaatagcaatcatttttacttcttaaaagtCATGACTGCTTAGTTTAACATCATAAATTCtcatatgcattttataatgaaGAGCAACTTCAGTGTTCTTGTACTCATACGGGAACAAGATTTTGTATAAAAGGACCTGCCCCGCTAATCTTCAGCATTGCCGTGAGCGAAAGTTTTCCCACTATATATCCATAGCAACAGGAATTCCTCAGCTGTTGGTGGATATGCACTATACTTATACTGCTATTTGCATCAACTCATTTTAGGTGACTTTGAtaacttaagaattttaattttttatttggcattcaaataaatttccaatCTCCAAACTTTCACAATTTAACATACTTAATGATAGTATACAGCTGattgatgaatttcaaaacaCAACCAGGCagcctagtttttttttttaaaattatgacattttagtCCCGAGAAAAGAATGAAACTTATTCCTTGGAGAAAATGATTTGTAGATGTATCTTTTACAAATGGAATAAATTGTATGAACATTGTTAAATGCTGATTGAAAATGAAGCATATGTTGATTATCTATTTCAAACTTGATTGCATTAAACACTATCACTAAACAAATActtttgcatacatttaaatatgTCAGTTCAGGATCAAAagattgataatatatataaaaaataacattgtatGTAATTACATTTAATGGACCCTCATTCATACTATATGCATACTCCAACAAaacaattttacacaaaatacaatttattactaAGCAATTAGTTAATATTTCTAGTTTAACTGAATTAACAAATTCTGCAGAATGGGAAATtgtaatgaaaactttattttcataaattgtattaaatttttcaatttagaattaataaaataaagagaatagcAGAATATCATTAACTTtcagcaaatatatttaatttcaatcattaaGGGTTTACTTCTAACTAATAGAACTTACTTTGGCAGCACGAGTCAATCTGTCACCTGATTCACCCACACAGATATTAAGGCATAATTTACGAATACGGACTTCACGCataggatttttttctttatccttaCCACCATGTTTTAGCgctttctgaaaaagaaaattttataaaagaattacaaCAACTCCTCAAAgttagttttcataaatatatgcaAGTCACATGAAGATTCAACTACAATACTGCTAGATATTTTAGAGTTAATACAGCTTTCAAAGTATTCAATTAAGTATTATGCATCTTTAAAAATACACCATCAtgcaaaaaaacatttaagattgtcaaattatattaaatacaatacaaCAATATACCAATtggcaatattaaatattagccgataaaaattctaatgatttttaatataataaagataacaGACAAGAATTTTGTCAAATAATAGTACGTATGcgaatataaacaaaacaaatccactacaaatgatatattaataaccCATTTCATTTATGcagaaagaaaatatacaatttcgTTAACATACAGGCAATCGAAGAATCATTTCCCTAAATGCTCAATTAAATCGGAAGTTATAAGTATGGAACAATAGActtattatatctaaaaatgcATTACTTTCATCACTACATTAATTTGGCAAATGAAACAATACACCGGGCGATaaacattgaaacaaaatttggaaaataccAGAAAACTTTAAGAAGTTCAGTGtgaacattaatataattaaaaacaaagataaataatcCTACAGATACAGTAATATTACATCACCGATAAAATCTAGTTACACAGAGCAAAATTAGTgtgcttaataaatatatttaattcttaaaattttatactgtcaatGTGAGgaaaccaaatatataaaaattatgacctaaaatacattttttctccGGCCCTCATAGTAAACAATAATGCATAAATTCGGAAATATGAAATTCATGGAACTCatatataactgaaatttgattttttaataagtattaagaCGGATCAAAAAAGATATAATACTTACAGGCGCTGCAACCTTTAATTTCCTCGTGCCTGCCTTCACCATTTTTGTTACCTTTAGGTCGACGAATACAAGCAAGTTATTTCACGTCCATACACCAAAGATTGAAAACGTTGCCAACGTTATGTTTGAAATTTCTATAGCTATCGAAAGAAAAATAACAGCTATAAACAGAGCCTAGAGAtgattactaaatatttttccaaaataatgaaatacttcagggataataatttgaaaaaaaatacgaattggAGAAGAGATtacaataaaagatgaaaaacttaaaagtgtaatgtaaaaataaaaaatgtgcattatttttatgtatttttataacaaatttatataaaaattaaagacatatgttttattattatatttttaataataagtaatttaattatgatattaaaacatattaataaaaagtaatatgttttattattaattttttttatgatttttcttattattaaaataaaatgatttgaatagtAGCGGAATGCGAAACCAATGATTATTTGTTTACATATTCAAATGATTGATATTGAGGAGGAATgagaaaggaatgaaaatttactattaaaaattattagtactttaaatttatctgatatttaaatggatattagttctcgtttaaaaattattgaagatttaGATGACtatttatcagaaaagaaaaaatttcttcttgatATGTGCTGTGACTTAGGATGGACAGAAGAATCTTTAAAACAAGAAGTtagtttttctttcacttatccATTTCCTTGCcgataattataaacaaaatataaatttttgtccaGATTTTTCGTCAGTAACAGACAAATCATGCCGAATGGTAAATGGAATATTGCTTCTAACTCATTCGTTAGATAACTTATTacgatgaatttcaattttttttaaaagagtgtTTGTACACAGTTTTAGAATTTCCAAAGCAATGAATGATATAAAGTTCATTTAAATGGGaggaataaatagtttttattgaagtAGCGTGCTAGGAAATTGGATATTCAGCtctaaaattgtaaaacattttaaaatttacattattcttgCATGTGTGCAGTTTTTAACAATTAGtgatattattaatgatttttatttaaaaatgcgttGGGTAAGAGGaattattaaaatgcagtaaatgtgttttttcctccaaaattttcTAATTGACCTTATTGAAgtcatttttctttgattttcaaatttgtgctactcatttttaaatgtgtcatttttgttattgattttaatttttattctagacTAAAGTTCAGTGTCCTCATAATCCAGGACACTGGATCCCAGAATCGTCTCTTGGCCATCATACTGAATTATGTGCTTTGGTTAAAGATGGCTACTTAAAAGAAGAAATggtgaacattttttatttgtgttattatagatacagcaattaaaatattagatttgttGTATTTCAtagtattaaattgattttataaatgttatataaaaatatataaaatattatataaaaatatataaaatattatataaaaatatataaaatattatataaaaatatataaaatattatataaaaatatataatacttaaaagaattatgaatattgtataaaaattctcatttcaattcatttgaatCTTTGTGTTTGGGATGAAATGCCCTGAAtttaacaggggtgtttgtgctccggggaaaccccggaattccggggattttgaacttcgatccccggaatttccggggattgtcgttcaaaaggaagtaggaataataatgaattatttattttgatctgggtaattttgtttgcttttaaagcagaaaacgcaaggtcagtgtgtgtggtgaaaacttttcctttctttctccaaaggcagtgataatgcgtgaaaagggggaaaaaacttcttttttgttatttccttattgcgagttatgactcattcccccggttctcggacattctcttctggattcttttcggcaagtaggcgcggcagaaaaaaaagggggagacttcgttcgaccagatgtgcgataatgtgactctgggt encodes:
- the LOC129966690 gene encoding 60S ribosomal protein L11 encodes the protein MVKAGTRKLKVAAPKALKHGGKDKEKNPMREVRIRKLCLNICVGESGDRLTRAAKVLEQLTGQQPVFSKARYTVRSFGIRRNEKIAVHCTVRGPKAEEILEKGLKVREYELKRENFSDTGNFGFGIQEHIDLGIKYDPTIGIYGLDFYVVLGRPGFNVAYRRRRKGVVGSKHRLCKEEAMKWFQQKYDGIILPSKSGK